One window of Candidatus Hydrothermales bacterium genomic DNA carries:
- a CDS encoding T9SS type A sorting domain-containing protein, translated as MVLVLLLLFSGTAKVAFVHHGNQHFGDNGQYALRPWDPNYNGNSYHRVLDSHFYYNIPVDIHISGTLTSSYAFFLNDRGLLNRLRSDLVDIVGSVYGQNILPYAAREINKFGFNIKKIQDDSLIKGEGWPDHPTVIWIPERVFKSKNLMPYSLVALLDSIYGKKDSWGRHVSPCILIDDNVHEWYPHTFPDGTPCHNSHKVHQMIEDGHRVFVIFIQKHARDFWVWNYIPNTPLYSHFQDLANSWDQEQICLYADDWEKAAGVAGWDFGYAGAPSNSYDANIAWLASARNQGWMQPIHVAEAAKWWGVDRIYDSDPYNDPPTIYINYSAYHELHEWTGGNYDNWYNHFKIVKAYGTDHDAPDVNSNGVRGDYEDLWLFSWNNLKNTQDSKLKLLGFLTLNSLLYETAWHSGPGGELVFWGKNLWNHTGKANIFAYASNWLFSPRNVFKDSIDIDGDGFMEYVIGTDVFLAVFERIGGKMVFLCDSSGSVYIGNFFTYWHVEGDYSDYNHSGFGEDAFFENNLYNIYSFYSDAENAFISFETQGVLKTYYFKKGQNFIKLTYNSPYIIWSKAVFSPDLYNLIFSYYNLNFESGISPNGWMYGGFRNRKSGRGVFILWESGIGLKFNLISKVFAGEKVEIGNRSGNFSIYLYAGKKTPDLPFSGPGDLEGPLLFNLRRYPLYNISSSDSVTVKIEATDPSKVDSVVLYWTNNNWINIFRTLMKKESSNTYRGTISPHPSGTKIIYTIYARDSLQNISWLNRNDSFIVGKFNFVMDGKLDPGVPLLAENPQMHLWGLYDRDSGRLYIATEAAGNSADRFNNDHFIFISFNPHKKLVRSPWAKRDSVGFYNYFLADENDNNFVSFFDSLENIINNNANFRCEASPSDTGTMEGVIYLRNLLGQDPDSIYLAVGTYKTFDNGSLEWQVPRWRILNSKIEPEEFLLMSVLTIEEKSEERESKFFVNTLNPTYFLNLYEKDLKLKIYDIAGRKIFEKRLINKKNRVPEIKSGIYFIKVEEEKERNKVQIFKIIKLTN; from the coding sequence ATGGTTTTAGTGCTTTTACTTTTATTTAGCGGGACAGCAAAGGTTGCCTTTGTTCACCATGGCAACCAACACTTCGGAGACAACGGTCAATACGCACTAAGACCTTGGGATCCAAACTATAACGGAAATTCATACCATCGGGTTCTTGACTCCCACTTTTACTATAACATTCCTGTTGATATCCATATTTCCGGAACTTTAACAAGCTCTTACGCATTCTTTTTAAACGATAGGGGACTTTTAAATCGCCTAAGAAGCGACCTTGTTGATATTGTTGGAAGTGTTTACGGACAAAACATATTACCCTACGCTGCAAGAGAAATAAATAAGTTTGGTTTTAATATAAAGAAAATACAGGACGATTCACTTATAAAAGGTGAGGGATGGCCAGATCATCCTACGGTTATATGGATTCCTGAGAGAGTCTTTAAAAGTAAAAATTTAATGCCCTATTCTCTTGTTGCACTGCTTGACTCAATTTATGGAAAAAAAGATTCCTGGGGAAGACATGTTTCACCCTGTATTTTAATTGATGATAATGTCCATGAATGGTATCCTCATACTTTTCCTGATGGCACTCCTTGCCATAACAGCCACAAGGTACATCAAATGATAGAAGACGGGCATCGAGTTTTTGTCATCTTTATACAAAAGCATGCAAGAGACTTCTGGGTTTGGAACTATATTCCAAACACACCCCTTTACTCTCACTTTCAGGATCTTGCAAATTCATGGGATCAAGAGCAGATCTGTCTCTACGCTGATGATTGGGAAAAGGCTGCAGGAGTTGCAGGTTGGGATTTTGGATACGCTGGAGCACCTTCAAACTCCTATGATGCCAACATTGCATGGCTTGCCTCAGCAAGAAACCAAGGATGGATGCAACCTATTCATGTTGCTGAAGCTGCAAAATGGTGGGGCGTTGATAGAATCTATGACTCAGATCCCTATAACGATCCCCCAACTATTTATATTAATTACTCTGCATATCATGAGCTTCACGAGTGGACAGGAGGAAATTACGACAACTGGTACAACCATTTTAAGATAGTTAAAGCCTATGGAACTGATCACGATGCTCCTGATGTAAATTCAAACGGAGTAAGAGGAGATTACGAAGACTTATGGCTTTTTTCATGGAACAATCTAAAAAATACACAAGATAGCAAATTAAAACTTCTTGGATTTTTAACTCTTAATTCGCTTTTATATGAAACAGCTTGGCATTCAGGACCGGGAGGAGAGCTTGTTTTTTGGGGAAAAAATTTATGGAACCATACAGGTAAAGCAAACATTTTTGCCTACGCTTCAAATTGGCTCTTTTCTCCAAGAAACGTATTTAAAGACTCAATAGATATAGATGGCGATGGATTCATGGAATACGTGATAGGCACTGATGTGTTTCTTGCAGTTTTTGAAAGAATAGGGGGAAAAATGGTATTTCTTTGCGATTCTTCAGGTTCAGTCTACATCGGTAACTTTTTTACCTATTGGCATGTAGAAGGTGATTACTCTGACTATAATCACTCTGGATTTGGTGAAGATGCCTTCTTTGAAAACAATCTCTACAATATTTACAGCTTTTACTCTGACGCGGAAAATGCCTTTATTTCTTTTGAAACTCAGGGAGTTTTAAAAACATACTATTTTAAAAAGGGACAAAATTTTATTAAATTAACTTATAACTCTCCGTATATAATATGGTCTAAAGCAGTTTTTTCACCTGATCTTTATAACTTAATTTTTAGTTATTATAACTTAAATTTTGAAAGTGGTATTTCTCCAAACGGTTGGATGTATGGAGGTTTTAGAAACAGAAAATCAGGGAGAGGTGTTTTCATCCTTTGGGAATCAGGGATAGGACTAAAGTTTAATTTAATATCAAAGGTTTTTGCGGGAGAAAAAGTTGAAATAGGAAATAGATCTGGAAACTTTAGTATATACCTATATGCTGGAAAGAAAACCCCAGACCTACCCTTTAGCGGACCTGGAGATCTTGAAGGACCCTTACTTTTTAATCTCAGAAGATACCCACTTTACAACATCTCCTCTTCTGATTCTGTAACAGTAAAAATTGAGGCAACTGACCCCTCTAAGGTGGACTCAGTTGTTTTATACTGGACAAATAACAACTGGATTAACATCTTTAGAACGTTAATGAAAAAAGAATCATCTAACACTTATAGGGGTACTATTTCACCTCACCCTAGTGGAACTAAGATAATCTATACAATTTATGCGAGAGATTCTCTTCAAAACATTTCCTGGTTAAACAGGAACGACAGTTTCATTGTAGGCAAATTTAACTTTGTGATGGATGGTAAGCTTGATCCTGGAGTTCCTTTACTTGCTGAAAATCCTCAGATGCACCTTTGGGGACTTTATGATAGAGACTCTGGTAGACTCTATATAGCAACAGAGGCTGCGGGAAACTCCGCTGATAGATTTAATAACGATCACTTTATTTTTATAAGCTTTAACCCCCATAAAAAATTAGTTAGATCTCCATGGGCTAAAAGAGATAGTGTAGGTTTTTATAACTATTTTCTGGCTGATGAAAACGATAATAACTTTGTATCATTCTTTGACTCTCTTGAAAATATAATAAATAACAATGCTAATTTTAGATGTGAAGCATCCCCCTCTGACACAGGAACAATGGAAGGGGTCATTTATTTAAGGAACCTTTTAGGACAAGATCCAGACTCGATCTATCTTGCAGTAGGTACCTACAAGACCTTTGATAATGGCTCCCTTGAGTGGCAAGTTCCTCGCTGGAGAATATTAAATTCAAAAATTGAACCAGAAGAGTTTCTCCTTATGAGTGTATTAACTATAGAAGAAAAATCCGAAGAAAGAGAAAGCAAATTTTTTGTAAATACCTTAAACCCTACATATTTTCTTAACCTTTACGAAAAGGATTTAAAGCTAAAAATATACGATATTGCTGGAAGAAAGATTTTTGAAAAAAGGCTTATTAACAAAAAAAATAGGGTTCCTGAGATAAAATCAGGCATTTACTTCATTAAAGTTGAAGAGGAAAAAGAAAGGAATAAAGTTCAAATCTTTAAAATCATAAAATTAACAAATTAG
- a CDS encoding glycogen-binding domain-containing protein — MKLFILILIFYPVKFRIKAPDARIVLLAGDFTNWEKGALKMEKKGDFWEIEVDLEPGRYEYKFIVDGNWVNDPENPLKVGVFGNSLIEVTEKGEKIIPLTLSNTDWNRSVNFSGDIRFYLRFEDTLRKILTIGDSKLDIKGFLPYNSMLWLRLRYQNRNIQSDGSIPIFFERAEFSLREGNLSLRGFYNKFVLSSIEPFDLIGNIGEFHKDFGREEEGFILNYKSKTFDLDFLYSNGWKEGRDLIFSRFRFFKISALNYFKSKGFDRVYGSASPDSLTLDNKLVLFNSYKDENFVSIDLNKKIGSFELNFASGRGELFWKADEKSSGEPFKHSLKLTDFLRFYGSFIYSSRFKSGLSLEYDINDFKKFSGNYRGGLFISSFFLKSEYINFNLKHYYFDVKKEAPFSNLFYFHRMSQLMYFETFSLGFKELLSIIFEVKPLLVPISIAARFSTSGFFYSPIATELIIKLTKKFLRNYELYSDLRFIALDAPHLRIRNSFIAPYFELRRMIQEKNFFFISYGLDPFTLDDDEWARRIFLIEKGSNLELMKNSHLRYSRVSLESEKILSELVLLTVGIEYRF; from the coding sequence ATGAAACTTTTCATTTTAATTTTAATTTTTTATCCAGTTAAGTTTAGGATAAAGGCTCCTGACGCAAGGATCGTCCTTTTAGCTGGAGATTTCACTAACTGGGAAAAAGGTGCCTTAAAAATGGAAAAAAAGGGTGATTTTTGGGAAATTGAGGTAGATCTTGAGCCAGGTAGATATGAGTATAAGTTTATAGTTGATGGGAATTGGGTAAATGATCCAGAAAATCCCCTTAAAGTCGGAGTATTTGGGAACTCCTTAATTGAAGTTACAGAAAAGGGTGAAAAAATAATTCCCCTTACATTATCAAACACTGACTGGAATAGAAGTGTCAATTTTTCTGGTGATATAAGATTTTATTTAAGATTTGAGGATACTTTAAGAAAAATCCTTACTATAGGTGATTCAAAGTTAGACATAAAAGGTTTTTTACCCTATAACTCAATGTTATGGTTAAGACTAAGATATCAAAATAGAAACATTCAAAGTGACGGTTCCATACCAATTTTTTTTGAAAGAGCTGAATTTAGTCTTAGAGAGGGAAATTTAAGTTTAAGGGGTTTTTATAACAAATTTGTTTTATCTTCAATTGAACCTTTTGACCTAATAGGAAATATTGGAGAGTTTCACAAAGATTTCGGAAGAGAAGAAGAGGGCTTTATTTTGAATTATAAGTCAAAAACTTTTGATTTAGATTTTCTCTATTCAAATGGATGGAAAGAGGGAAGAGACCTAATTTTTTCAAGGTTTCGTTTTTTTAAAATCTCAGCTTTAAATTATTTTAAAAGCAAAGGATTTGATAGAGTTTACGGTAGTGCCTCTCCGGATTCTCTTACTCTTGATAACAAACTTGTTCTTTTCAATTCCTATAAAGATGAAAATTTTGTTAGTATAGATTTAAACAAAAAAATAGGGAGTTTTGAATTGAACTTTGCTTCAGGTAGGGGAGAGCTCTTTTGGAAGGCGGATGAAAAATCAAGCGGTGAACCTTTTAAGCACTCTTTAAAATTAACTGACTTTCTTAGATTTTATGGCTCTTTTATTTATTCATCTCGATTTAAAAGTGGCCTTTCCCTTGAATACGATATAAATGATTTCAAAAAATTTTCCGGAAACTATAGAGGTGGTCTTTTTATTTCAAGTTTCTTTTTAAAAAGTGAATATATTAACTTTAATTTAAAACACTATTATTTTGATGTTAAAAAAGAGGCGCCCTTTAGTAATCTTTTTTATTTTCACAGGATGAGTCAACTTATGTATTTTGAAACTTTTTCGTTAGGTTTTAAAGAACTTTTATCAATAATTTTTGAAGTTAAACCTCTTTTAGTGCCTATTTCTATAGCAGCAAGATTTTCAACCTCTGGATTTTTTTATTCCCCTATAGCTACTGAATTAATTATTAAATTAACTAAAAAATTTTTAAGAAATTATGAGTTATACTCGGATTTGAGATTTATAGCCCTTGATGCACCTCATTTAAGAATTAGAAATTCTTTTATTGCTCCTTATTTTGAACTAAGAAGAATGATACAAGAAAAGAATTTCTTTTTTATTTCCTATGGTCTTGATCCCTTTACACTTGATGATGATGAATGGGCAAGGAGAATTTTTCTTATTGAAAAGGGCTCAAATCTAGAATTGATGAAAAATTCTCATCTACGATATAGTAGAGTAAGTTTAGAATCTGAGAAAATCTTATCAGAACTTGTACTTTTAACAGTAGGGATTGAATATCGTTTTTAA
- a CDS encoding M42 family metallopeptidase, with amino-acid sequence MDHTEKILKDLTEAFGPPGFEDEISSVILTYIKDIVDEIKTDKLGSIVAVKRGKSDRPRIMFIAHMDEIGLMVKGFTQEGYVKFLPLGGWWSGVLIDQMVVVKTKSGKKYFGIVGSTPPHLLRKKEEASKLPELDDLWIDFGVDTQFNPKEKLEIEIGDPIAPYSEFKILANEKIYSAKAFDNRYGAALLIRIFEEIKDKEFNGTVYGVFSVQEEVGLRGAGTSSWLVEPDVGIALDVSISEDTPAAKEKSEAKMGNGCSIVVLDYTMIGNRKLINFLRNLAQKENIKYHIVAVPMGGYDTGRVHLFKEGVPSAIIGVPTRYIHGFHALMHRDDFDNALKLSVSFVMNIDSEKVKEFSTYL; translated from the coding sequence ATGGATCATACTGAAAAAATTCTAAAAGATTTAACAGAGGCCTTTGGGCCACCTGGTTTTGAAGATGAAATAAGTTCAGTGATATTAACCTATATAAAAGACATAGTAGACGAGATTAAAACGGATAAGTTAGGTTCAATAGTAGCAGTAAAAAGGGGGAAAAGCGATAGACCAAGGATAATGTTTATAGCTCATATGGATGAAATTGGATTAATGGTCAAGGGATTTACACAAGAGGGTTATGTAAAATTTTTACCTCTTGGCGGCTGGTGGAGTGGAGTCTTAATAGACCAAATGGTTGTCGTAAAAACAAAAAGTGGCAAAAAGTACTTCGGAATCGTAGGGTCAACCCCACCACACCTTCTTAGAAAGAAAGAGGAAGCTTCAAAACTTCCTGAGTTAGATGATTTATGGATAGATTTTGGTGTGGATACTCAGTTTAATCCAAAAGAAAAACTAGAAATTGAAATTGGTGATCCAATAGCACCCTATTCAGAGTTCAAAATTTTAGCAAACGAGAAAATCTACTCTGCCAAAGCCTTTGATAATAGATACGGAGCTGCCCTTTTAATAAGAATTTTTGAAGAAATAAAGGATAAAGAATTTAATGGGACAGTTTATGGTGTTTTCTCAGTACAGGAAGAAGTAGGCCTTAGAGGTGCTGGCACATCCTCGTGGTTAGTGGAGCCAGATGTAGGTATTGCACTTGATGTTTCAATCTCCGAGGATACACCAGCAGCTAAGGAAAAAAGTGAGGCTAAAATGGGAAACGGTTGCTCAATTGTTGTTCTTGATTATACAATGATTGGGAATAGAAAGTTAATAAATTTCTTAAGGAATTTAGCCCAGAAAGAAAACATTAAATATCATATTGTGGCTGTCCCTATGGGAGGGTACGATACAGGGAGAGTTCATCTTTTTAAAGAAGGTGTTCCATCTGCAATTATAGGTGTTCCAACAAGGTATATTCATGGTTTTCACGCTCTAATGCACAGAGATGACTTTGATAACGCCTTAAAACTCTCAGTTTCCTTTGTTATGAATATAGACTCTGAAAAAGTAAAAGAATTCTCTACATATCTATGA
- the dapB gene encoding 4-hydroxy-tetrahydrodipicolinate reductase produces MIIGIIGANGRMGKAIIEVAEEEGIKIGALIEKEGITGEYKGIKYESDLRNVYDKVDVFLEFTDPEATYQNTLRLLETPKPYVVGTTALEEKHFEKFRELSLKVPVFYSPNMSLGIHLIAGFFRKFSEFLKEYEIEIMEIHHTGKKDAPSGTALYLFNEWKENVNNSAFPVYERRGLKKRGEVLICGFRIGNIPGEHRVYLSKGDEVIELTHKVYSRKVFARGALMVARKILNFKNGFYTFKEIL; encoded by the coding sequence ATGATAATAGGAATTATAGGTGCTAACGGTAGAATGGGAAAAGCTATAATTGAGGTTGCTGAGGAAGAAGGCATAAAAATTGGTGCATTGATAGAAAAAGAGGGTATCACTGGCGAGTACAAGGGGATAAAATATGAGAGTGATTTAAGAAACGTTTATGATAAAGTTGATGTTTTTTTAGAATTTACTGATCCTGAGGCTACTTATCAAAATACCTTAAGACTCTTGGAAACACCAAAACCATATGTAGTTGGTACAACTGCTCTTGAGGAAAAACACTTTGAAAAATTTAGAGAGCTTTCCTTAAAAGTTCCTGTTTTTTATTCACCAAACATGTCTTTAGGTATTCATCTAATAGCTGGTTTTTTCAGAAAGTTTAGCGAATTTTTAAAAGAATATGAAATTGAAATAATGGAAATACATCATACAGGCAAAAAGGACGCACCGAGTGGAACAGCTTTGTATCTTTTTAATGAGTGGAAGGAAAATGTGAATAATAGTGCTTTTCCAGTTTATGAAAGAAGGGGATTAAAGAAAAGGGGTGAAGTTTTAATTTGTGGCTTTAGAATAGGAAACATCCCTGGTGAACATAGAGTCTATCTTTCAAAAGGAGACGAGGTAATCGAGCTTACTCATAAAGTTTACTCAAGAAAAGTCTTTGCAAGAGGTGCATTAATGGTTGCTAGAAAAATATTGAATTTTAAAAACGGTTTTTACACCTTTAAGGAAATTCTTTAG
- the rph gene encoding ribonuclease PH: MRDREKREEIRKIILKKGEINAEGSVYVEAGNTKILITVSIEKKVPQFLKGTGEGWIKAYYWMHPRAVDDRKPINVRIQDKRAIELSRIISRVLRGGVDRRKMGEYTLLCDVEVLQADGSTRALAITGASCAIYQALNFMKKNNLIGEFPDFELVCGITAGKIGGEIYLDLSYEEDSLCEFDLNIFFTESGKIVEVQGTSEKRGIDLEFLNLMIEKAKEKTAEIFKIQRDFLKKHPYAREDF; this comes from the coding sequence GTGAGGGATAGAGAAAAAAGGGAAGAAATAAGAAAAATTATTTTAAAAAAAGGAGAAATTAACGCAGAGGGGAGTGTTTATGTTGAGGCAGGAAACACAAAGATATTAATTACAGTAAGTATAGAAAAAAAAGTTCCACAGTTTCTAAAAGGAACAGGAGAAGGATGGATAAAAGCTTACTATTGGATGCATCCAAGAGCAGTCGACGATAGAAAACCTATAAATGTAAGAATACAAGACAAAAGAGCTATAGAGTTATCAAGAATAATTTCAAGAGTTTTAAGAGGCGGGGTTGATAGAAGAAAAATGGGCGAATATACTCTTTTGTGTGATGTAGAAGTTTTACAAGCTGATGGTAGCACCAGAGCCCTTGCTATAACAGGAGCCTCATGTGCAATCTACCAAGCCCTTAACTTTATGAAGAAAAATAACTTAATAGGAGAATTCCCTGACTTTGAACTTGTCTGTGGCATAACCGCTGGAAAAATCGGAGGCGAAATTTACCTTGATCTTTCATACGAGGAAGATAGCTTATGCGAATTTGATCTTAATATATTCTTTACCGAATCAGGAAAAATAGTAGAGGTACAAGGCACAAGCGAGAAAAGGGGTATAGATCTTGAATTTTTAAATCTAATGATCGAAAAGGCAAAAGAAAAGACAGCAGAAATCTTTAAGATCCAAAGAGATTTTCTAAAAAAACATCCATATGCAAGAGAGGATTTTTGA
- a CDS encoding RluA family pseudouridine synthase, whose translation MQERIFERIVNIKSKGKRLDLYLYQSGCGISREKIKRAIEEGLVEINGKIVKKPSYRVKEGEHILIRIKEEPKKELVPEEVPFEIIYEDEYLAIINKPKGIVVHPAKGHHSGTIVHGLIFRYGELPLQDDEDEENIRAGIIHRLDKDTSGCMVVAKDKETLTKLGIMMERREIKREYRALVWGIMPQKSFEIDAPIGRDPVNRLKRKVTYENSKPAITIYEVLKEFNKICSLLKINLLTGRTHQIRVHMEYMGHPVVGDPLYSGREARKILNITGSDKKEEVKNLLTIFSSQALHAYKISFTHPITGKYIEVEADYPEEFKRGLEYLKKFEN comes from the coding sequence ATGCAAGAGAGGATTTTTGAAAGAATAGTAAATATAAAATCAAAGGGGAAAAGACTTGATCTTTACCTTTATCAAAGCGGATGCGGAATTTCGCGAGAAAAAATTAAAAGGGCTATAGAAGAGGGACTTGTTGAGATTAACGGGAAAATAGTAAAAAAACCAAGTTATAGGGTAAAGGAAGGTGAACATATATTGATAAGAATAAAAGAAGAACCAAAAAAAGAACTGGTTCCTGAAGAAGTCCCCTTTGAGATAATTTATGAAGATGAATACCTAGCTATAATCAATAAACCAAAGGGAATTGTTGTGCATCCAGCAAAAGGACACCATTCTGGTACAATTGTCCATGGACTCATATTTAGATACGGTGAACTCCCTTTACAAGATGATGAAGATGAAGAAAACATAAGAGCCGGTATAATTCACCGCCTTGACAAAGATACAAGTGGTTGTATGGTAGTAGCAAAAGACAAAGAAACTTTAACAAAGCTAGGCATTATGATGGAAAGAAGAGAAATAAAAAGAGAATATAGGGCCCTTGTTTGGGGAATAATGCCTCAGAAAAGTTTTGAAATAGACGCTCCAATTGGAAGAGACCCAGTTAATAGACTAAAAAGAAAGGTTACTTATGAAAATTCTAAACCAGCTATAACAATATATGAGGTATTAAAAGAATTTAATAAAATTTGCTCACTTTTAAAAATAAACCTTTTAACAGGTAGAACCCATCAAATAAGAGTTCATATGGAATATATGGGCCACCCAGTAGTAGGCGATCCGCTCTATAGCGGAAGAGAGGCAAGAAAAATATTAAACATTACAGGATCAGATAAAAAAGAGGAGGTTAAAAATCTTCTTACAATCTTTTCTTCTCAAGCATTACATGCCTATAAGATCTCTTTTACTCATCCAATTACTGGTAAATACATCGAAGTTGAAGCTGATTACCCCGAAGAATTTAAAAGGGGACTTGAATACCTAAAAAAATTTGAGAACTGA
- a CDS encoding prenyltransferase — MTSLSNRFSFWIKALRIIPRIDKEEFKRLDFFSKWLILSRAAVLVITLIPCFIIAILAFLNNKFKLFDWIILSLGLLLVHALNNMLNDYTDYKKGVDKDNYFRARYGPHALEHNLLTEREFLKYVYLTGILALLVAIYFIYLKGLYALILVLIGSFFILFYTYPLKYIGLGELSVLIVWGPLMIGGGYYVITDEISISVILISFIYSLGATSVIMGKHIDKYEDDKSKGIKTFPVILGKEKARFINIIIVSLQYILVIYLVIVRAFNFTMLITLLGLIWFFKRFLRVYIMEKPKERPSVYPEEAWPLWYVAFAFDHNKKFGYLFVLGLLIETAFKILN; from the coding sequence TTGACATCCCTCTCGAATAGGTTCTCTTTTTGGATCAAGGCACTGAGAATTATCCCAAGAATAGATAAGGAGGAGTTTAAGAGGTTAGATTTCTTCTCAAAGTGGTTAATTCTCTCGAGGGCAGCAGTTTTAGTTATTACACTGATTCCCTGTTTTATAATCGCTATCTTAGCGTTCTTAAATAATAAGTTTAAGCTTTTTGATTGGATTATTTTATCTCTTGGACTTTTACTAGTTCATGCACTTAATAATATGTTGAATGATTATACTGATTATAAAAAGGGGGTTGATAAGGATAATTATTTTAGGGCAAGGTATGGTCCCCATGCTTTAGAACATAATTTACTAACTGAAAGGGAATTTCTTAAGTATGTTTATCTGACTGGAATTTTAGCTTTACTAGTTGCCATTTATTTTATTTATTTAAAAGGCCTCTACGCTCTTATTTTAGTGCTCATCGGATCTTTTTTCATTTTATTTTATACTTATCCACTAAAATATATAGGATTAGGGGAGTTGAGTGTTTTAATTGTTTGGGGTCCTCTTATGATAGGTGGTGGATATTATGTTATAACAGATGAAATTTCAATCAGTGTTATTTTAATCAGTTTTATATATAGTCTTGGGGCAACAAGTGTAATAATGGGGAAACATATTGATAAATACGAAGATGATAAGTCTAAGGGTATAAAAACATTTCCAGTCATTCTTGGAAAAGAAAAAGCAAGATTTATAAACATAATAATTGTTTCACTTCAGTACATTTTAGTGATCTATTTAGTTATAGTTAGAGCCTTTAATTTTACAATGCTTATAACTTTACTTGGATTAATTTGGTTTTTTAAGAGATTTTTAAGAGTTTATATAATGGAAAAACCCAAGGAAAGACCTTCAGTGTATCCTGAGGAAGCTTGGCCTCTTTGGTACGTTGCCTTTGCCTTTGACCATAACAAAAAGTTTGGGTATCTCTTTGTTTTAGGTCTTTTAATTGAAACTGCTTTTAAAATTCTAAATTAA
- a CDS encoding ferritin family protein, which produces MELKSIDEILKFAISKEEEAYSIYVGLKEKTENKALKKIFEDLAQEELKHKQKLLDFKEGKIILTPKSEKVPDLKISDHLVGGKLEEDMDIQDILIFAMNREKLAFRLYSELAERVESQEAKDLLISLAKEEAKHKLRLETIYDDYFGI; this is translated from the coding sequence ATGGAATTAAAATCAATTGATGAAATTTTAAAATTTGCAATAAGTAAAGAAGAGGAAGCATACAGCATTTATGTGGGTTTGAAAGAAAAAACAGAGAATAAGGCTTTAAAAAAGATTTTTGAGGATCTTGCGCAAGAAGAGTTAAAGCATAAGCAGAAACTCCTTGATTTTAAAGAGGGTAAGATTATATTAACACCTAAGAGCGAAAAAGTCCCTGATTTGAAAATATCAGATCATTTAGTGGGGGGAAAGTTGGAGGAAGATATGGACATTCAAGATATTTTAATTTTTGCAATGAATAGAGAGAAGCTTGCCTTTAGGCTGTATAGTGAACTTGCAGAAAGGGTGGAAAGTCAGGAAGCAAAAGATTTATTGATTTCCCTTGCAAAGGAAGAAGCAAAACACAAATTGAGGCTTGAAACTATATACGATGACTATTTTGGTATTTAA
- a CDS encoding ferritin-like domain-containing protein, translating to MASKELLDLLNRAIAAELQVSIQYMWQHVLWSGPKHFAVKDEFKKIAISEMKHAEKIAERLYYLGGIPTTEPLPINVGKDLREMLEQDIKDEEMAIELYKKIIKKAEEENDVTTAFIFREILEEEEEHHDTFTSLLEKLDD from the coding sequence ATGGCTTCAAAGGAGCTTCTAGATCTTTTAAATAGGGCAATTGCTGCTGAACTTCAGGTTTCGATTCAATACATGTGGCAACATGTTTTATGGTCAGGGCCAAAACATTTTGCAGTTAAAGATGAATTTAAAAAGATAGCAATAAGTGAAATGAAACATGCTGAAAAGATAGCTGAAAGACTCTACTATCTTGGCGGTATACCTACTACAGAGCCACTTCCCATAAATGTTGGAAAGGATCTAAGAGAAATGCTTGAACAGGATATAAAAGATGAAGAGATGGCAATTGAACTTTATAAGAAAATAATAAAAAAAGCAGAGGAAGAAAACGATGTCACAACCGCCTTTATTTTTAGGGAGATTCTCGAAGAAGAGGAAGAACATCACGATACATTTACAAGTTTACTTGAAAAACTTGATGACTAG
- a CDS encoding ferritin family protein, protein MDLSGYLLEELLANAIKSEIEAKELYEGLSEKVKNFFLKEKLKFLAQEEQRHRETFESIFNKRFPGKKINLPEKSTVPLPNIVITSERIKISKVFEMAMEAEKAAYDFYIALASQFKDEPEVEQMINYIASMEMGHYKIFEIERENALKFEDYDIENPLIHLGP, encoded by the coding sequence ATGGATCTCTCTGGGTATTTACTTGAAGAGCTTTTAGCAAATGCTATAAAAAGCGAAATAGAGGCTAAGGAGCTTTACGAGGGGCTTTCTGAAAAGGTGAAGAATTTTTTTCTGAAGGAGAAGCTAAAATTTTTGGCACAGGAGGAGCAGCGACATAGAGAGACTTTTGAATCTATATTCAATAAAAGATTTCCTGGAAAAAAAATTAATCTTCCTGAAAAATCTACAGTTCCATTACCTAACATTGTTATAACTTCTGAGAGGATAAAAATAAGTAAAGTTTTCGAAATGGCTATGGAAGCTGAAAAGGCAGCCTATGATTTTTATATAGCACTTGCCTCCCAATTTAAAGATGAACCAGAAGTTGAACAGATGATAAATTACATTGCCTCAATGGAAATGGGTCATTACAAGATATTTGAAATTGAAAGAGAGAATGCCTTAAAATTTGAGGATTACGATATAGAAAATCCCCTTATTCATCTTGGCCCCTAG